The segment GCCAGGGGCGCCTGACCCCACCTGTGATATTAGCGACAGCATAGAGTTGAGACTCAGTGATACCGTGTCAAATAGTGCAATCAAAAGAGCAGAGAGTCTTAAAAAGACCAACCTGTCTCAGGATGAACTTGCCAATAAGCTTAGAAAAAGTACCGTACTCATATCTCATTACTTCTTGTGTTTATCTTATCTGATCTTTGCACTGCAAGTGGTAACATCAGAATGAATAGCagtttctgaaaaaaatgttaaacaatgtaaaaattagCTTAATTTGAACTTTCAGCTGGTTACAGAGAATATGCCTGTTTGAGAATGAATGCTTTTTGGTTGTTTTACCCATAAGTGTATTTTTCTTACAGGTATAGCAAGAGATGCTGTTAGCATATTCCAAAATTATTTATCTCATGATGCTCCTAATCCAGTACAGATTACAGACGACCTAAGAAACCAGTGCATGGGTGAGTGTTATCCAAAAGTGAACTGTAATCACAATCAGGTTATTGATTGTGTTAAGTAATTATGTAATCACATGCAGGTTATTGATTGTGTTAAGTAATTATAATGTAATTGGGATCATATGCAGATTCTTGATTGTGTTAAGTAATAATGTAATCACATGCAGGTTATTGATTGTGTTAAGTAATTACAATTTAATTGAGCTCACATGCAATTATTGATTGTGTTAAGTATAGTAATACTGTAATTGGGATCACATGAGATAATTGATTGTGTTAAGTTATAATGTAATcacatttaatatttcaaaacttttgCTTTATCAGATGTTTTAAATGCTTAACAATTGAAtgattttagccaaaatttgtCGAGAAGACGGGGAGGTGGATCCAGCCTGCTTTACAGACTGTCAGGAATTTGTTTTGAATGTGATGCAAGTGGAGTAAGTATACTCAATAAGTATAAACAGGCTAAGGGCagtttttactttatatttcatgaaacagaagataaaaatacatgtataactgttgAAGTCCATTTGATATTATCAAAACCTGGATACTAGTTATTAGAGACATTCATAGAGTTTAAtttgtcaaaagaaaatttAGGAAAAAGAGATTTTGTCTTTATGACTTATGAttccataaattttaattgaaatggcattaaaaaaatcagGTTATATAATATGAACTcataaagtatttttatttttctattaatcaaaatcaaatagTGCATTAATATGTCCAGAATTAAAAAGTTTTCCTGCGATCACAAGATATACTGCTAGATTTACATGCATGGCTGATTTAATGTACGTGACTTTTTTGATTTGATGGTTTGATTCCTTTGATAGACACATGCCTGACTTCACTAGTAGCGAATTCCTCTGTAAACACCAGGTTAACATTCTGACTAAAGGGCAGATAACTCTGTCCGATATCCTCTACAATGATGGCGCCATGTTCTACTTTATGGAGGTACGTGTCTATTTAATGTTATAATCCATATCAGCTTCTATACCTTTCTGTTAGACTGATAAATAATGAATTAGTTTCGTGTTTCAGAACTTGATCAGTGTACATTTAAAATGTGCTTTATGAAAATATGCCATGAGAAATCTCGTACTTCATAACTTaacaaatctgaaaaaaatcaaaattcatttcttaaatttacatttgaaaattattctctcatataaaagatgaacataaccatgttttttttttgcataataatACATCATTCAAACTCATGTTTGATCATTTTGGcgtcatgtatatgtatatgaattCTTAACCTGCTGAGAAGTGTATGTAGAAATAGATGTTTTTGCTCTTCAGTAggctcatatacatgtagggaaAGATATctgcaaatgtaaatacatatattgttatatatttgaTCACTGGTATAGGTTAAGTGTTTCAGAACTGGATGAGGTACATTGACTGTAGATTACATGTGTACATCGTTGATTTGTGTGGTGGCTGTTTTCAGTACATGGAGCAGGAAGGTGGCTCAGACCTCCTCCAGTTCTGGCTGGCCACGGACAACTTCCAGCAGCACCTGCTGTCATGTGATGGTCACTATGACGGCATGCAGGCCCAGAGTGATGCCATGGTCATATACGATAAGTAAGCCATGTAGAACTAGTGCTTCCATCAGAACACATTTGCTGTTGCTGAAAGAATGAAGAACAATTTCTTGTCTCTCTGTCATCTGTTCCTAAGTTTGTTGTTTGTTCAGCTTCTTAagttatatgcatgtatacCAGTAACTTTGTTATCTGTTGTAGGTATTTTTCTCTCCAAGCCTCGCACCCTCTTGGATTTGATGATAAGACTCGGTTTGAGGTGGAAGGAAATATCTGCAGGGAGGAGGGTCCGCTTCCAAGTTGTTTTGCCAAAACTCACCACATTGCCTTTCGTACAATTGAAAAGGTATTTAACTAGAGATACAAAGATGTGATTTTCATCCAAATTGCCATGGTTATGAAAAATGGTCATTTGatgaataattttgatttttagaatatttaatGTCCTAAAGCATCTATTTTTCTTTCAGTCCTATTTTCCAAGCTTTCTACAAAGTGAAATGTACTACAAATATTTATCAGAACTAGTCAGCACAGTAACCATAGCAACAGATTTACCAAAGCAAAGCAAACACAAACGACAAGGTCTGAATTCTTTACAAGAATGCTTACTCCAAAATTACTTCTAAGTATTGGATATTtagtaccagtacatgtattttgttcaataaCAGTAACTAGCTCATACACAAGACTCTTTCAATTTTGTGTAggaaaacaaaaatgacaaacagCAACTATTACGTTTGAATGATCATGAACTTCTAACAATATATTTGTGTTGTTTCCAGACAGCGATGCTTCATCTGTACACAGCACTCACAGTGCGGGTAGTGAGAGCATCAAGAACACGCTGTTAGCCATGGACAGCAGTTATCTACGCAGAACAGCCAAAACAACGAGTCGCCTCAAGGAGAGCGAGATGAACCTGGACCCATGTCTGCTCAATCCGGACCTGTTGTGGAGACGTCCCAGTCCTGGGTGAGATTCCACAAATTACTAATTAATCACGGAGAATTAAAATCTAGGGCTTTCAGACAGTtgttatatatatcaaattacaGCAAATGTCTGATTCTAACAGTTCAAAATTTTCTTGATTTGATACAAATAGCACAAATGTGAAATTAAGGTACTCACCCAAAGTAAGGAATCAACAGCACCacgcgggcatgttaaggcttcccgatggattttacagcgatgtgtagaaagtcacttgtctgtacttcatacgatatgacgtcataattaactttgacgtcacgatctgcattcctgtcgatagaTCCCAGGGAATGTATCTCAACTGTAAAAGTGAAATACATCAAACCACTATAAAACCGCATGTTTTCTTTACATAGATGCTGCCGTTAATGCTggacgtacagaattcattcatattaaaaaccagtatcaaataatcggcagtcGTAAAGCTTCGTTATAAGTAAAAGACaatttataaactagtggttcggagactctccctgctacaTGTAAACAACTggatgaagaaattttaatgcatgtaaaaccagcttggcgcaggtgaaagatcaacataattttagaatattttacgtaaaattggtagagaatataagtatcaatgtgaatcgtgctacggaaacctacggattaaccccaattttttgtaaatcgcttttggttagtaaaaatgtgcattattttgatgattttctggaatgttttaacaatatcttcgataaatgaaatatctatttctttcccgAGCAATaacttcaaagtatatgacttaacaaagaattgttcttaaaaatatgtttgatttaatgtcattaatcacctgcgccgatgcgatttaaaAAGAGCATTTGCAATACTAGGATTCGcccgtcacgtgattacaaagaacatatgacgtcacaaaatgcatcaaataataatgtttaacatcggtgtcaataaatgtaacatagattttaagaaatactcccggtcaaagtatttttgcgatgattcaaataatatcgttttgaagtcgtattttagcatcgggacgccttaacaatGCTGCGCACTAACCTATTCCTTGTCCTtagtaaaaaaaccaaaaaccatCATGATCATGTAATATGGTATCTTTTTTTATCTCAGTTGTGTGTTATTGCCAACGTTTCAGCAAATGGACAGAAAGCATGGTGTAAATAGGATAAAAGTCAAACTTCATCAAAATTCATTGgagattcttttttttacatggcTTTTCAATGTTATATTTGTTCTTCGTTTTTAAATTGCATATTAAACTTGTGAAATGTCTACATTATTGTGCCAAATTCTTTGTGAAATTATTAGTCACATTTTGAAAACTTTCAATAATGTCTTTTTATCCAATAGTTTTGCTAAATgtcatttataatttgtttgtaAGCCAAAACCAAACctaattataaaagaaatggTAATGTGATTTGTAAAATGTGATATTCACTGAATATCCATTTAGTGCTAAATATACATTTCTTGTTGTCATTGCAAAGTTATGCTATTTTAGGATGTCATTGGGTAAAGTGGATGAATTGGGTAGATTTGTATCGGAGTTGGATCCTCAACCTGTTTTGGATAAAGCCAAAGCCAACAGTATGTATTCCCATTGAAGCATTCATCTATAGGATTGGTCATTATAACTGTCAACAGTATGTAATCCCATTGAAGCATTCATCTATAGGATTGGTCATTATAACTGTCAGCAGTATGTAATCCCATTGAAGCATTCATCTATAGGATTGGTCATTATAACTGTCAGCAGTATGTAATCCCATTGAAGCATTCATCTATAGGATTGGTCATTATAACTGTCAGCAGTATGTAATCCCATTGAAGCATTCATCTATAGGATTGGTCATTATAACTGTCAGCAGTATGTAATCCCATTGAAGCATTCATCTATAGGATTGGTCATTATAACTGTCAGCAGTATGTAATCCCATTGAAGCATTCATCTATAGGATTGGTCAATATAACTGTCAGCAGTTTGTAATCCCATTGAAGCATTCATCTATAGGATTGGTCGTTATAACTGTCAGCAGTATGTAATCCCATTGAAACATTCATCTATAGGATTGGTCATTATAACTGTCAGCAGTATGTAATCCCATTGAAGCATTCATCTATAGGATTGGTCATTATAACTGTCAGCAGTATGTAATCCCATTGAAGCATTCATCTATAGGATTGGTCATTATAAGTGTCAGAAGAATTGGacactttaaaatgaaactgcAGCATATTTAAGATAATGTTTTaagataatcaaaataattggTTATCAAAAATGCCTTTATAAAATTCTTCAAAAgataaaacagtaaaaaaaacccaggactTACAAATCAAGATGCTTAATGGACTAagaaaaaatcttgaaaacaaGATGGTTCATGTTGtctttttcaatttgaaatatgTTGTAGGATGGAATAAACCAGTTCCCACCCTGTTTGCTAACTAGTAaataactgaaataaataaCTGAAATACATTGATAAAGAACTATAAtaccccataattcgccattttttaagtgtttcgggtacaataaaatgttaactaattttttagaagcgttgatataaaatatatttttcatctatttatatgatttatttccaCTCATTGGCAGTATATGatgtcagaagtgacgccatttctataattcaatcaaaatcagcccaaaattgacatttttcttatctatttacgaatgggaaatatagagcgcatgcttgaacaaggaagttttttttgtcacttattagtcttggctagatacatctctgattaaaatattttatttgttcaagaatgcgctctatgttttcggaaggaaaaactgcttgaaaacaagctgcttaaaataaaaatgcaaaaatggcgggaaaaggttgtcttaaagtttacaatgtcatatttctaaattgtggccgcttgaacc is part of the Magallana gigas chromosome 3, xbMagGiga1.1, whole genome shotgun sequence genome and harbors:
- the LOC105337455 gene encoding A-kinase anchor protein 10, mitochondrial isoform X2, whose translation is MSFFSRRKESGRSFDGRNRRPVSLCLDESCDPGDLGVTSRQPASPLRYSKLSKSLDEILKDKDALSCFIEFMESRKAGQYIRFWLDAESFQVSTWSRLRSQSLNSARKSSSTVKQDKHTSQPLRTGQWTSENTLDLGSSCQRVTEGSLPSSNTTNSEKLTEEVPNKPITDTGQPSVQPNQTETYLKPKPHSLPVTPVDPEDKHLPGAPDPTCDISDSIELRLSDTVSNSAIKRAESLKKTNLSQDELANKLRKSIARDAVSIFQNYLSHDAPNPVQITDDLRNQCMAKICREDGEVDPACFTDCQEFVLNVMQVEHMPDFTSSEFLCKHQVNILTKGQITLSDILYNDGAMFYFMEYMEQEGGSDLLQFWLATDNFQQHLLSCDGHYDGMQAQSDAMVIYDKYFSLQASHPLGFDDKTRFEVEGNICREEGPLPSCFAKTHHIAFRTIEKSYFPSFLQSEMYYKYLSELVSTVTIATDLPKQSKHKRQDSDASSVHSTHSAGSESIKNTLLAMDSSYLRRTAKTTSRLKESEMNLDPCLLNPDLLWRRPSPGMSLGKVDELGRFVSELDPQPVLDKAKANSTGNSGLFKKRKGKDKEQEDMALQIAQMIISDVTSVTQAIGAMQNLDPPSHDS
- the LOC105337455 gene encoding A-kinase anchor protein 10, mitochondrial isoform X1; amino-acid sequence: MSFFSRRKDKKSNQQKAPDASLKRNHSQRSTQSLRKEDSINGDLTDESGRSFDGRNRRPVSLCLDESCDPGDLGVTSRQPASPLRYSKLSKSLDEILKDKDALSCFIEFMESRKAGQYIRFWLDAESFQVSTWSRLRSQSLNSARKSSSTVKQDKHTSQPLRTGQWTSENTLDLGSSCQRVTEGSLPSSNTTNSEKLTEEVPNKPITDTGQPSVQPNQTETYLKPKPHSLPVTPVDPEDKHLPGAPDPTCDISDSIELRLSDTVSNSAIKRAESLKKTNLSQDELANKLRKSIARDAVSIFQNYLSHDAPNPVQITDDLRNQCMAKICREDGEVDPACFTDCQEFVLNVMQVEHMPDFTSSEFLCKHQVNILTKGQITLSDILYNDGAMFYFMEYMEQEGGSDLLQFWLATDNFQQHLLSCDGHYDGMQAQSDAMVIYDKYFSLQASHPLGFDDKTRFEVEGNICREEGPLPSCFAKTHHIAFRTIEKSYFPSFLQSEMYYKYLSELVSTVTIATDLPKQSKHKRQDSDASSVHSTHSAGSESIKNTLLAMDSSYLRRTAKTTSRLKESEMNLDPCLLNPDLLWRRPSPGMSLGKVDELGRFVSELDPQPVLDKAKANSTGNSGLFKKRKGKDKEQEDMALQIAQMIISDVTSVTQAIGAMQNLDPPSHDS